A stretch of the Haloplanus aerogenes genome encodes the following:
- a CDS encoding DUF7093 family protein has translation MGLRCLLGHEYANREVEREREERGNEVVVTYRTVETCDRCGERRIVSENKEVRPVRNPRDDEVTTGLGGDAGGVTADMGESPGEDDAPAAAETEPAPTPQPETPNEESTPAASTAEPTDVPDAEGAASADETATDADETDDVDDAIILDDDGTDEGGADRSHGEWPEPDTESEMEPEPEPEPDTVDDGATVVSGDEGWPDTEGEDEGFDAEPSDGTPTEVSFGGGLAPERADETASGEAEAAAATNGTTGGSVAGKQFVAAEEVERVGEEGDGETEFFCPNCGYARVAGGSSMRAGDICPECHKGYIAERERS, from the coding sequence ATGGGACTCAGGTGCCTGCTGGGACACGAATACGCGAACCGAGAGGTGGAGCGCGAGCGGGAGGAACGCGGGAACGAGGTGGTCGTCACCTACCGGACCGTCGAGACCTGTGATCGCTGTGGGGAACGCCGGATCGTCAGCGAGAACAAGGAAGTGCGCCCCGTGCGCAACCCTCGCGATGACGAGGTAACGACGGGGCTGGGCGGCGACGCCGGCGGCGTGACGGCCGATATGGGCGAATCGCCCGGCGAGGACGATGCGCCGGCGGCTGCGGAGACGGAGCCGGCCCCGACGCCGCAGCCCGAGACGCCGAACGAGGAGTCGACGCCGGCCGCATCGACGGCGGAGCCGACCGACGTGCCCGACGCCGAGGGGGCGGCGTCGGCCGACGAGACGGCCACCGACGCCGACGAGACGGACGACGTAGACGACGCGATCATCCTCGACGACGATGGGACGGACGAAGGTGGGGCCGACCGCAGCCACGGCGAGTGGCCCGAGCCGGACACCGAGTCGGAAATGGAGCCGGAACCGGAGCCGGAACCGGACACCGTCGACGACGGTGCGACCGTCGTCAGCGGCGACGAGGGCTGGCCCGACACGGAGGGGGAAGACGAGGGGTTCGACGCCGAACCGAGCGACGGCACGCCCACGGAAGTCTCCTTCGGCGGCGGGCTGGCACCCGAGCGAGCCGACGAGACGGCAAGCGGCGAGGCGGAGGCGGCCGCCGCGACGAACGGCACGACGGGTGGCTCGGTCGCCGGCAAGCAGTTCGTCGCCGCCGAGGAGGTCGAACGGGTCGGCGAGGAGGGCGACGGCGAGACGGAGTTTTTCTGCCCCAACTGTGGCTACGCCCGCGTCGCCGGCGGGTCGTCGATGCGCGCCGGCGACATCTGCCCCGAGTGCCACAAGGGGTACATCGCCGAGCGCGAGCGGTCGTAG
- a CDS encoding ROK family protein, translated as MATYLGVDLGATTIRAVVGDRAGQVVGSHRTATPRGPTGIAVTEAVLDTVREACADAGVDPAALVAAGIGAIGPLDRDEGDVVDTPNLPRVDRIPLVGPLRSLLSTDRIILHNDATAGAIGERFFREGADHLVYLTLSTGVGAGAVVDGHVLDGWQGNAAEVGHVTVDPDGRPCGCGGAGHWEAYCGGANVPDYVSDLYDGEATSLPVDDPDAGLDAAAVFDADAAGDAFATRVVDRIGRWNALGVAAVVHAYAPRIVAVGGGITRNNPERVLRPIRERLPDHVATTVPEIRLTDEDGDAVAKGALASAITGGTGAPADR; from the coding sequence ATGGCGACGTACCTCGGCGTCGACCTCGGGGCGACGACGATCCGGGCGGTCGTCGGCGACCGCGCCGGGCAGGTGGTCGGTAGCCACCGCACCGCCACACCACGGGGACCGACCGGCATCGCGGTCACCGAGGCGGTACTCGACACCGTCCGCGAGGCGTGTGCCGACGCCGGCGTCGACCCCGCGGCGCTCGTCGCGGCCGGCATCGGCGCCATCGGCCCCCTCGACCGTGACGAGGGCGACGTGGTCGACACCCCGAATCTGCCACGTGTCGACCGCATACCCCTCGTCGGCCCCCTCCGCTCCCTGCTGTCGACCGATCGGATCATCCTCCACAACGACGCCACGGCCGGCGCTATCGGCGAGCGGTTCTTCCGCGAGGGGGCGGACCACCTCGTCTACCTCACGCTCTCGACGGGGGTCGGTGCAGGCGCCGTCGTCGACGGACACGTCCTCGACGGCTGGCAGGGCAACGCCGCCGAAGTCGGGCACGTGACGGTCGACCCGGACGGCCGTCCCTGTGGCTGTGGCGGGGCGGGGCACTGGGAGGCCTACTGCGGCGGGGCGAACGTTCCGGACTACGTCAGCGACCTGTACGACGGCGAGGCGACGAGTCTCCCCGTCGACGATCCGGACGCCGGCCTCGACGCCGCGGCCGTGTTCGACGCCGACGCCGCGGGCGACGCGTTCGCGACGCGGGTCGTCGACCGGATCGGCCGCTGGAACGCCCTCGGCGTCGCGGCCGTCGTCCACGCCTACGCGCCACGGATCGTGGCCGTCGGCGGGGGGATCACGCGCAACAACCCCGAGCGCGTACTGAGGCCGATCCGTGAGCGCCTGCCGGACCACGTAGCGACGACGGTGCCCGAGATTCGGCTCACCGACGAGGACGGGGACGCGGTCGCCAAGGGTGCGCTGGCGAGTGCGATCACCGGCGGAACGGGCGCGCCGGCGGACCGCTAG
- a CDS encoding geranylgeranyl reductase family protein, whose product MYDFVVVGVGPAGARLARRAAEAGYDVLALEKGTVGTPLACSGHVSTDIWAYVPESAKATLLQNRVYGANFRLGGPDSRAYPFYKSSEVSNVIDRVELDRTLADAARAAGTDVREGHTVTAVDERADGVRVTASADGETHTFEGRLVAGCDGPVSRVRREIGLPEPAETLHGVLAFDEEPDHGDFVDVHLTVPRFFAWRIPRGDAGVEYGLAAPPGTDVTERFERLTDAYGAETTHRCSGAIPIGPPERVTSDRAFLVGDAAAQTKPFTGGGILYGMTAADHAVDTIDPTDPSTLDAYERAWRSDLRREIRLGHLIRRAYSLPEPIQRLGLWALDGEIGVHMDRPTSFFSVEHLRALVGGGSADTAGENERPRSQSE is encoded by the coding sequence ATGTACGACTTCGTCGTAGTCGGCGTCGGCCCCGCGGGTGCGCGCCTCGCGCGCCGGGCCGCCGAGGCCGGATACGACGTGCTCGCCCTGGAGAAAGGGACCGTCGGCACGCCGCTCGCGTGTTCCGGGCACGTCAGCACCGACATCTGGGCATACGTCCCCGAAAGTGCGAAAGCGACCCTCCTCCAGAATCGGGTGTACGGCGCGAACTTCCGGCTCGGCGGGCCGGACTCCCGAGCGTACCCCTTCTACAAATCCAGCGAGGTGTCGAACGTCATCGACCGCGTCGAACTCGACCGGACGCTGGCCGACGCGGCGCGGGCGGCGGGCACCGACGTGCGCGAGGGCCACACCGTCACCGCCGTCGACGAACGCGCGGACGGCGTCCGGGTGACCGCGAGCGCCGACGGCGAGACACACACGTTCGAGGGGCGCCTCGTCGCCGGCTGTGACGGTCCCGTCTCGCGGGTGCGCCGCGAGATCGGCCTGCCGGAACCGGCGGAGACGCTCCACGGCGTCCTCGCGTTCGACGAGGAACCCGACCACGGCGACTTCGTGGACGTCCACCTGACGGTCCCGCGCTTCTTCGCGTGGCGCATCCCCCGCGGCGACGCGGGTGTGGAGTACGGCCTCGCGGCGCCGCCCGGCACCGACGTGACCGAGCGGTTCGAACGCCTGACCGACGCCTACGGCGCCGAGACGACCCACCGGTGTTCGGGCGCCATCCCCATCGGCCCGCCGGAGCGCGTGACGAGCGACCGTGCCTTCCTCGTCGGCGACGCCGCCGCCCAGACCAAGCCCTTCACCGGCGGCGGCATCCTCTACGGCATGACCGCCGCGGACCACGCCGTCGACACCATCGATCCCACGGACCCATCGACGCTCGACGCCTACGAACGGGCGTGGCGGTCGGATTTGCGCCGAGAGATCCGGCTGGGCCACCTGATCCGCCGAGCGTACTCGCTGCCCGAACCGATCCAGCGGCTCGGTCTGTGGGCGCTCGACGGCGAAATCGGGGTTCACATGGACCGCCCGACCTCTTTCTTCTCGGTCGAGCATCTGCGGGCGCTGGTCGGAGGGGGGAGCGCCGACACGGCAGGCGAAAACGAGCGACCTCGGTCTCAGTCCGAGTAG
- a CDS encoding DUF6432 family protein yields MKAKREFRDREDVEVAVLDALVDRSGEGMTVFELRAAVDEDIDTLEDALGKLKEDSLISVEHDDGRTVVLPDDRVVPDPSERPDEEDGLFDAIRDRLGF; encoded by the coding sequence ATGAAGGCCAAACGGGAGTTCCGCGACCGCGAGGACGTGGAGGTGGCCGTCCTCGACGCGCTGGTCGACCGCAGTGGTGAGGGGATGACCGTGTTCGAACTCCGCGCGGCCGTCGACGAAGACATCGACACGCTCGAAGACGCGCTCGGGAAACTGAAGGAAGACTCGCTCATCTCGGTCGAACACGACGACGGGCGGACGGTCGTCCTCCCCGACGACCGCGTCGTCCCCGACCCGAGCGAACGGCCGGACGAGGAGGACGGACTGTTCGACGCCATCCGCGACCGCCTCGGGTTCTGA
- a CDS encoding DUF402 domain-containing protein — protein MNVRCRGIYTTALTRRFLDADHDVVAASDPIRERFDADFGADPHDVTIETTDDRQGVGVTGDPDAVAGVVDNLDLTRDTFVWPAPAARDAVFDARVTETLGSGAVCDLGDATGFLPFGNVDAHVEVGDDVRVQVTDPAPPWADRRPVLDGAIRVRAGPATLVRGDSGITVDTYDDEAGRELAGMTDLLGIEPPDGWGLVWAAAATEADMGSLETALDRAVDRAERLEATLDSTVDPPRRLAAPAATTWVWFGREARFALDADRRAVTTTMPGHHRVKAASDEASRAVDLVEALGTAGGDDDFPFEAVTDVFGPVAGDSVRLDHGKPDGRRIVLGRAEVVDRDPDGTLTLRREMTAGGTYDALGVSREAGDVAITKVREGRWWYPTVYRDADGERKGTYVNVCTPVECFPDAVRYVDLHVDVVKGPAGEVRRVDDDELDDAVDAGLVSEDLAEKARTVASSLEGAL, from the coding sequence ATGAACGTCCGCTGTCGCGGTATCTACACGACGGCGCTCACGCGCCGCTTTCTCGACGCCGATCACGACGTGGTCGCGGCGTCCGATCCTATCCGCGAGCGCTTCGACGCGGACTTCGGGGCCGATCCGCACGACGTGACCATCGAGACGACCGACGACCGACAGGGCGTCGGCGTGACCGGTGACCCCGACGCCGTCGCGGGGGTGGTCGACAACCTCGACCTGACCCGTGACACGTTCGTGTGGCCCGCCCCGGCCGCACGGGACGCCGTCTTCGACGCCCGCGTCACCGAGACGCTGGGGAGCGGCGCCGTCTGTGACCTCGGCGACGCCACGGGCTTTCTCCCCTTCGGCAACGTCGACGCCCACGTCGAGGTGGGCGACGACGTGCGCGTGCAGGTCACGGACCCCGCGCCGCCGTGGGCCGACCGTCGGCCCGTCCTCGACGGTGCGATTCGGGTGCGCGCCGGTCCGGCGACCCTCGTCCGCGGCGACTCGGGAATCACGGTCGACACCTACGACGACGAGGCCGGGCGCGAACTCGCGGGCATGACCGACCTCCTCGGCATCGAACCGCCCGACGGCTGGGGACTCGTCTGGGCGGCCGCGGCGACCGAGGCCGACATGGGGTCGCTGGAGACGGCACTCGACCGCGCCGTCGACCGCGCCGAACGACTGGAGGCGACGCTCGATTCCACGGTCGACCCGCCCCGCCGTCTCGCCGCCCCCGCCGCGACGACGTGGGTGTGGTTCGGCCGCGAGGCGCGGTTCGCCCTCGACGCCGACCGGCGCGCGGTGACGACGACGATGCCCGGCCACCACCGCGTCAAGGCCGCCTCGGACGAGGCGAGTCGGGCGGTCGATCTGGTGGAGGCGTTGGGGACGGCCGGCGGGGACGACGACTTCCCCTTCGAAGCCGTCACCGACGTATTCGGCCCCGTCGCGGGCGACTCCGTCCGCCTCGACCACGGCAAACCCGACGGCCGGCGGATCGTCCTCGGGCGCGCGGAGGTGGTCGACCGCGACCCCGACGGCACGCTCACGCTTCGCCGCGAGATGACCGCCGGCGGCACCTACGACGCCCTCGGCGTTTCCCGCGAGGCCGGCGACGTGGCGATCACCAAGGTCCGCGAGGGCCGGTGGTGGTACCCGACCGTCTACCGCGACGCGGACGGCGAGCGGAAGGGGACCTACGTCAACGTCTGTACCCCCGTGGAGTGTTTCCCCGACGCCGTCCGGTACGTCGACCTCCACGTCGACGTGGTGAAAGGGCCCGCGGGCGAGGTGCGCCGGGTCGACGACGACGAACTCGACGACGCCGTCGACGCCGGACTGGTGTCCGAGGACCTGGCGGAGAAGGCGCGGACGGTCGCGTCGAGTCTGGAAGGGGCGCTCTAG
- a CDS encoding universal stress protein has protein sequence MAVETILVAVGPQDYERVERLAEETVDIAGPTGAEVVLAHAFTREGYEKARTNLYFDDATPDEVAERNATIRDLEDVLEETDIDYTIRGAVGDPGDTMVELAGSCDADIVVVGGRERSPAGKALFGSVAQSIMLDAPCPTLYVRTGTE, from the coding sequence ATGGCCGTCGAGACAATCCTAGTTGCAGTCGGACCGCAGGACTACGAACGCGTCGAGCGACTGGCGGAGGAGACCGTCGACATCGCGGGACCGACCGGCGCAGAGGTCGTCCTCGCCCACGCGTTCACGCGGGAGGGGTACGAGAAGGCGCGGACGAACCTCTACTTCGACGACGCGACGCCGGACGAAGTGGCGGAGCGTAACGCGACGATCCGCGACCTGGAGGACGTGTTAGAGGAGACCGACATCGACTACACGATCCGTGGCGCGGTCGGCGATCCGGGAGACACGATGGTCGAGCTGGCGGGGTCGTGTGACGCCGACATCGTCGTCGTCGGCGGGCGCGAGCGCTCGCCGGCCGGCAAGGCCCTGTTCGGGAGCGTCGCCCAGTCGATCATGCTCGACGCGCCGTGTCCGACCCTGTACGTCCGTACCGGCACGGAGTAG
- the ygfZ gene encoding CAF17-like 4Fe-4S cluster assembly/insertion protein YgfZ, protein MIRGRHADYGAEFETRGGRDVVAHYGRPERTHLAVRNGVGVIEMGYGVVVVEGSDAVDFVDNAVSNRVPAADGEGCYALLLDPQGGIETDLYVYNAGERLLCFTPPDRADPLAADWSEKVFIQDVSIRDASDEFGVFGVHGPTATETVATLFAGSGAPEEPLTFARGAIADAGVTVVSADDPTGETGYEVICRADDADDVWDSLLTRGTPTTPVGYRTWDTLTLEAGTPLFDTELAGRIPNVAGVRNALDFDKGCYVGQEVVSRVENQGRPSKRLVGLELDAVPDSGAAVMAGDAHVGDVTRGAESPSLSRPIALAYAESGVLDDSDPSLTVRVDGDEVDATVTSLPFVEGSGRSARLPRYSD, encoded by the coding sequence ATGATACGGGGTCGCCACGCCGACTACGGCGCCGAGTTCGAGACACGGGGCGGGCGCGACGTCGTCGCTCACTACGGTCGCCCGGAGCGCACCCACCTCGCGGTCCGCAACGGTGTGGGCGTCATCGAGATGGGTTACGGCGTCGTCGTCGTCGAGGGAAGCGACGCCGTCGATTTCGTCGACAACGCCGTCTCGAATCGCGTCCCCGCCGCCGACGGCGAGGGCTGTTACGCCCTCCTGCTGGACCCGCAGGGCGGCATCGAAACCGATCTGTACGTCTACAACGCGGGCGAGCGCCTGCTCTGTTTCACACCGCCCGACCGCGCCGACCCCCTCGCCGCCGACTGGAGCGAGAAGGTGTTCATTCAGGACGTGTCGATCCGCGACGCCTCCGACGAGTTCGGCGTCTTCGGCGTCCACGGCCCCACCGCGACGGAGACGGTGGCGACCCTCTTTGCTGGCTCCGGCGCGCCCGAGGAGCCGCTCACGTTCGCCCGCGGCGCCATCGCCGACGCCGGCGTCACTGTCGTCTCCGCCGACGATCCGACCGGCGAGACGGGCTACGAGGTGATCTGTCGCGCCGACGACGCCGACGACGTGTGGGACTCCCTGCTCACTCGCGGCACGCCGACGACGCCCGTCGGCTACCGCACGTGGGATACCCTGACGCTGGAGGCGGGCACGCCCCTGTTCGACACCGAACTCGCCGGCCGGATTCCGAACGTCGCCGGCGTCCGCAACGCGCTCGATTTCGACAAGGGGTGTTACGTCGGACAGGAAGTCGTCTCCCGCGTCGAGAATCAGGGTCGGCCGAGCAAGCGACTGGTCGGCCTCGAACTCGACGCCGTGCCCGACTCGGGGGCGGCCGTGATGGCGGGCGACGCCCACGTCGGCGACGTGACCCGCGGCGCGGAGAGTCCGTCGCTCTCGCGGCCCATCGCGCTCGCCTACGCAGAGAGTGGGGTGCTGGACGATTCCGATCCCTCACTCACCGTCCGTGTCGACGGCGACGAGGTGGACGCCACGGTCACCTCGCTCCCGTTCGTCGAGGGGAGCGGCCGGTCGGCCCGCCTGCCCCGCTACTCGGACTGA
- a CDS encoding DUF5611 family protein has product MKEYKMRRGETLEENAPDLKGTIEEYFGPVTGTEEFKGNDLYVVGEPDNPVFERIVAGATKYSGKKDKLAVHFEEKPAAQVIEEGHADAAEDAVSAKNDFLLEVTGRDAKSRRDSMKRSVEDDPDDVPNA; this is encoded by the coding sequence ATGAAGGAGTACAAGATGCGTCGTGGGGAAACCCTGGAGGAGAACGCACCGGATCTGAAGGGGACCATCGAAGAGTATTTCGGGCCGGTAACGGGGACGGAGGAGTTCAAGGGGAACGACCTCTACGTCGTCGGCGAACCGGACAACCCGGTCTTCGAGCGGATCGTCGCGGGCGCGACGAAATACAGCGGCAAGAAGGACAAACTCGCGGTCCACTTCGAGGAGAAACCGGCTGCGCAGGTGATCGAAGAGGGCCACGCCGACGCGGCGGAAGACGCCGTCAGCGCGAAAAACGACTTCCTGCTCGAAGTGACGGGGCGTGACGCAAAGTCCCGCCGCGACTCCATGAAACGCTCCGTCGAGGACGACCCCGACGACGTGCCGAACGCCTGA
- a CDS encoding SDR family NAD(P)-dependent oxidoreductase has product MLTTDLSDRVALVTGSAKGVGREFALSMAEAGASVAVHYHTSAEAARATAAVAREESGAATTVQGDVTDPDDVDAIFDAVESDLGTVDILVNNVGDFAPRHWEDLSFETWNRVIDTNLTGTYLCSKRALPAMREAEFGRIVNVGYAGTEKALVYPKNFPYLVAKTGVIMFTRMLANDTKSDGITVNCISPYVVENSDEFPAEAPRGRWASFDDLRQVLFFFLDSDSDYVSGENVEVDGGWIPEAL; this is encoded by the coding sequence ATGCTCACCACGGATCTCTCCGACCGGGTGGCGCTGGTGACGGGGAGCGCGAAGGGTGTCGGCCGCGAATTTGCCCTCTCGATGGCCGAGGCGGGCGCCTCGGTCGCGGTCCACTACCACACGAGCGCCGAGGCGGCGCGGGCGACGGCCGCCGTCGCCCGCGAGGAAAGCGGTGCCGCGACGACAGTTCAGGGCGACGTGACCGACCCCGACGACGTGGACGCCATCTTCGACGCGGTGGAGTCGGATCTCGGCACCGTCGACATACTCGTCAACAACGTCGGCGACTTCGCACCCCGGCACTGGGAGGACCTCTCGTTCGAGACGTGGAATCGTGTCATCGACACGAACCTCACGGGCACGTATCTCTGCTCGAAACGTGCCCTTCCCGCGATGCGCGAGGCGGAGTTCGGCCGCATCGTCAACGTCGGCTACGCGGGCACGGAGAAGGCGCTCGTCTACCCCAAGAACTTCCCTTACCTCGTCGCCAAGACGGGTGTCATCATGTTCACGCGGATGCTGGCGAACGACACGAAATCCGACGGCATCACCGTCAACTGCATCTCGCCGTACGTCGTCGAGAACTCCGACGAGTTTCCCGCGGAGGCGCCTCGCGGCCGGTGGGCCTCCTTCGACGACCTGCGGCAGGTGCTCTTTTTCTTCCTCGATTCGGATAGCGACTACGTGAGCGGCGAAAACGTCGAAGTCGACGGCGGGTGGATTCCGGAAGCGCTGTAA